Proteins encoded within one genomic window of Oryza glaberrima chromosome 12, OglaRS2, whole genome shotgun sequence:
- the LOC127756852 gene encoding uncharacterized protein LOC127756852: protein MDHQSSGGGHCSNPPSCGFSGRATVAISFATVPAGFCTCNVCLRDLAGVLGYRCPLCNFTVHRQGCRRRHPPAAAAAYTQRQQQHQRASSYDQAPVAASSPRASGSRRKRVKTFVIRLVEKVIGPEKNGGGGGGRKKKGKGKGRGGEDEEEEEEEEGYDD from the coding sequence ATGGATCAtcagagcagcggcggcggccattgtTCCAACCCTCCCAGCTGCGGCTTCTCCggccgcgccaccgtcgccatcagCTTCGCCACCGTCCCCGCCGGCTTCTGCACCTGCAACGTCTGCCtccgcgacctcgccggcgtcctcgGCTACCGCTGCCCGCTTTGCAATTTCACCGTCCACCGCcaaggatgccgccgccgccaccctccggcggcggcggcggcctacacgcagcggcagcagcagcaccagcggGCATCGTCCTACGACcaggcgccggtggcggcgtcgtcgccgcgcgcgagcGGCAGCCGGAGGAAGCGGGTGAAGACGTTCGTGATCAGACTCGTCGAGAAGGTCATCGGGCCGGagaagaacggcggcggcggcggtgggcgcaagaagaaaggcaaaggcaaaggccgcggcggcgaggacgaagaggaggaggaggaagaggagggataTGACGATTAA
- the LOC127756851 gene encoding uncharacterized protein LOC127756851: MAARSSLPSFCLHRIRSDGRRGTPPSIRASSTGAAGNDGGRNDDVDDKEEEEEKEKKSEVGRKVMVVADGGGDEARTALQWALSHSVRPCDTVVLLDVVRSVGGGGKDWDDPSRGCQHLETMRSICQAKRPEVRVELSLVEGKERGPAIVEAARKQGVSLLVMGQKKRSITWRLLVMWMTGGKGGGRGTAEYCVQNAACMALAVRRKSRRGGGYLITTRRQRDFWLLA, translated from the exons ATGGCAGCAAGATCGTCGCTGCCATCCTTCTGCCTCCACCGGATCAGGtccgacggccgccgcggcacgccgccgtcgatacgcgcctcctccaccggcgcTGCCGGCAATGATGGTGGCCGCAATGACGATGTCgacgacaaggaggaggaggaggagaaggagaagaagagcgaggtggggaggaaggtgatggtggtggccgacggcggcggcgacgaggcgcggACGGCGCTGCAGTGGGCGCTCTCGCACTCCGTCCGCCCCTGCGAcaccgtcgtcctcctcgacgtcgtcaggagcgtcggcggcggcggcaaggact gGGATGATCCAAGCAGAGGGTGCCAACATCTGGAAACAATGAGGAGTATTTGCCAGGCTAAAAGACCAGAG GTACGCGTCGAGCTTTCCTTggtggaggggaaggagaggggcCCGGCGAtagtggaggcggcgaggaagcaAGGCGTGTCGCTCCTCGTCATGGGCCAGAAGAAGAGGTCGATCACTTGGCGGCTGCTGGTGATGTGGATGACCGGCGGTAAGGGCGGCGGAAGGGGCACCGCCGAGTACTGCGTGCAGAACGCGGCGTGCATGGCACTCGCCGTCCGGCGGAAGAGCCGGCGAGGGGGAGGGTATCTCATCACCACGAGGCGCCAGAGAGATTTCTGGCTCCTGGCTTGA
- the LOC127756627 gene encoding MADS-box transcription factor 20, with amino-acid sequence MMGRGKVQVRRIENEVSRQVTFSKRRPGLLKKAHEIAVLCDVDVAAIVFSAKGNLFHYASSHTTMERILEKYDRHELLSEGNNVIEEFPELEGSMSYDHIKLRGKIEALKKSQRNLMGQELDSLTLQDIQQLENQIDTSLNNIRSRKNNLLLKSIAELRQKEKLLMEKNTILEKKITELETLHTSIRASPTKAAAPPACNTADAFVPNLNICCGDSGEPETVTAPLGWTSSNNGLPWWMLQSSSNG; translated from the exons atgaTGGGGAGGGGGAAGGTGCAGGTGCGGCGGATCGAGAACGAGGTGAGCCGGCAGGTGACCTTCTCCAAGCGGCGGCCGGGGCTGCTCAAGAAGGCCCACGAGATCGCCGTCCTCTgcgacgtcgacgtcgccgccatcgtcttCTCCGCCAAGGGCAACCTCTTCCACTACGCCTCCTCCCACACCAC TATGGAGCGAATCCTTGAGAAGTATGACAGACACGAGTTATTATCTGAAGGAAATAATGTGATTGAAGAGTTCCCTGAGCTGGAG GGAAGCATGAGCTATGACCACATCAAGCTGAGGGGCAAGATTGAAGCTCTAAAAAAGAGCCAAAG GAATCTTATGGGGCAGGAACTTGACTCGCTGACACTGCAAGATATCCAGCAGCTTGAGAACCAGATAGACACTTCTCTGAATAACATAAGATCAAGAAAG AACAATCTCTTGCTCAAGTCGATCGCCGAGCTCCGACAGAAG GAAAAGTTGCTGATGGAGAAAAACACTATTCTGGAGAAG aaaattactgAACTGGAGACACTGCATACAAGCATCAGGGCGTCACCCACTaaagctgctgctcctcctgccTGCAATACTGCTGATGCATTTGTTCCCAACCTCAACATCTG CTGCGGCGATTCCGGCGAGCCGGAAACCGTGACGGCGCCACTTGGCTGGACCAGCAGCAACAATGGCTTGCCATGGTGGATGCTCCAGTCATCATCAAACGGCTAG